The window TCCTTGTGGAGCCGAAGGGCAGAGGGGATCGGCTCTCCGCGTTCGATCGCTTCCAGGCAACGCGCCAGGCCCCAGTTGTAGGCAAAGCGAGCGGCCCCCACGTGCCGGGCCAGGGTCACCCGCTGCGCCCCGTTCGGATCCCGCTCGAAGCGAAACGCCTGCATCCCCCGCATCCCACCGCCTCCAGCCCTCGCCTGGCGCGGTTCCGCGCGGAGAGTTTCACGGTTGCAGCCGGTCGTCAGAACTTGCAATAAATCTAATAAAATGGGCAACTGCTGTCAACCCTGAGGGCCTGGATTCCATCTCGGATCCTCACGCCATGATTACGGAGCTTTTCAGAAAGGCAACTCCTGCTCACAATCCGGACGATTCGGCACACTGCTGATTTTGTGATGATCTTACCACAGGCGATGTGAATGTCAATAAATGCGTCTCCTCCCTTCCAAAGTCACTTCCCTTTTTTTAAAACAGCCCCACTATAGAGAAAGTCCCGTGTCCATCCCCCAGATAATCCCCAGGACTTCAATGGGACGCAGGGTGGGGGAATCCAACGTATAATTCACGGGAAGCGGATTCCGTTCGCCGAGCCCCAGATCTGCGCTCTTCCAGAGGAGGCCCCCATGGATTTCCGGTTGAGCGATGAGCATCGCATGGTGCAGCAGATGGTCCGCGAGTTCGCCGAGCGGGAGATCCGGCCGGTCATCAAGGAGCACGACCGGGCTCAGAAACCGATCCCATGGCTCTTCGAGCGGATGGCCGCCCTGGGGCTCCTGGGGATCTGCATCCCCGTGAAATACGGCGGCGCGGGGATGGACTACATCGCCCTGGGCCTGGCCTGCGAGGAGCTGGAGCGGATCGACAGCTCCCTCCGGGTGGTGATGTCCGTCCACGTGGCCCTCAATTCCCTCTCCCTCCTTCAGTGGGGAACAGAGGAACAGAAGCGACGATACCTGGTTCCTCAGGCGAGGGGAGAGAAGATCGCTGCTTACGCCCTCACCGAGCCCGGCGCCGGATCCGACGCGGCCGCCATCCGCACGACCGCAAAACGCCAGGGAGATGTCTACATCCTGAACGGGGAGAAAACCTGGATCAGCCTGGCGGATGTGGCGGATCACTTCCTGGTGATCGCCAAGACCGATCCGGAGAAAGGCCACCGGGGCATGTCGGCCTTCATTGTGGAACGCTCGTTCCCCGGTGTAAAAACCGGCACCATCCACGGCAAGCTGGGGGTCCGCGCGGGCAACACCGGATGGATCGTCCTGGAGAACACCCCGGTGCCGGTGGAGAACCGTTTGGGAGAGGAAGGGGAAGGCTTCTATATTGCCATGGCGGCCCTGGACAACGGGCGTTACACGGTGGCGGCGGGGGCCACCGGGCTGATCCGGGCTTGCCTGGAAGCCTCAGTGAAATACGCCAACGAGCGGATGACCTTTGGCCGCCGGATCGGGGAGCATCAGCTGGTCCAGGAGATGATCGCGAAGATGGCCGCCAATTATGAGATCGCCCGCCTGCTCTATCTGCGGGCCGGGTGGATGAAGAACATGG is drawn from Thermoflexus sp. and contains these coding sequences:
- a CDS encoding helix-turn-helix domain-containing protein — encoded protein: MRGMQAFRFERDPNGAQRVTLARHVGAARFAYNWGLARCLEAIERGEPIPSALRLHK
- a CDS encoding acyl-CoA dehydrogenase family protein, giving the protein MDFRLSDEHRMVQQMVREFAEREIRPVIKEHDRAQKPIPWLFERMAALGLLGICIPVKYGGAGMDYIALGLACEELERIDSSLRVVMSVHVALNSLSLLQWGTEEQKRRYLVPQARGEKIAAYALTEPGAGSDAAAIRTTAKRQGDVYILNGEKTWISLADVADHFLVIAKTDPEKGHRGMSAFIVERSFPGVKTGTIHGKLGVRAGNTGWIVLENTPVPVENRLGEEGEGFYIAMAALDNGRYTVAAGATGLIRACLEASVKYANERMTFGRRIGEHQLVQEMIAKMAANYEIARLLYLRAGWMKNMGMRNTRETSLAKWFATEAAVQAALDAIQIHGAYGYSDEYDVERYLRNAKGEVIYEGTSQIHTILQAEYALGYRKDRPLRCELPAYDPEIWRAEPAMA